The following is a genomic window from Citrifermentans bemidjiense Bem.
AGGACGAGTGGTTGGGAGGTTACCGGGAAGCGGGAGAACCGGTGTGGACTATAGATGGACTATCGCGGGAACTTTTGCCATACTTCACGCCGCTCGGTGCTCCGCGCGAGATCCCGTTCGTGATCAGGGAGACGCGCCGCAAGTTCCAGTACAGCATCGCGCAACTGACGGTATGGGAGCTTAAATGACCAAAAAGTTCGACTTCGACGAGATCATCGACCGGCGCGGCACCTCCAGCGAAAAGTGGGACAAGTACCGCGACCGCGACATCATTCCCCTCTGGGTGGCGGACATGGATTTCCGCTCCCCCCCCGCCGTCATCGATGCGCTACACGAGCGGGTGAGCCACGGCGTCTTCGGCTACACCGCCCCTTCCGAGAGCCTCGTCGAGGCGGTGCTCCAGTCGCTTAGGGACGAGTTCGGCTGGCAGGTGGCGAAGGAGTGGATCGTCTGGCTTCCCGGTCTGGTGACCGGGCTCAATGTCTCCTGCCGGGCGGTAGGTGCGGCGGGTGACGACGTCATCACCCTCACCCCGGTCTATCCCCCCTTCATGTCCGCGCCCCCTTTGTCCGGGCGAAATGCCATAAAGGTGCCGCTTCGATGCGAAGAGGGGCGCTGGGGTTTCAGCCTTGAGGACCTGGAGCGCGCGGTAACCCCCGCCACGAAGCTACTTTTGCTTTGCAGCCCGCACAACCCGGTCGGGCGCGTCTGGAGCCGCGAGGAGCTGACGCAACTGGCGCAGTTCGCGCAAAGGCACGACCTGGTGATCTGCAGCGACGAGATCCATGCCGGCCTGGTGCTGGAAGAAGGGGTGCGGCATATCCCTCTTGCCACCCTCTCCCCCGAGATAAGCGCGCGCACCATCACGCTCCTTGCACCCAGCAAGACTTTCAACGTTCCGGGGCTCGGCTGTTCGTTCGCCGTCATCTCCGACGACACGCTGCGCCGCGCCTTCAAGAAAGCGATGGGAAGGATCGTCCCCCACGTGAACCTCCTGGGATACACGGCTGCCGAGGCCGCTTATCGGCACGGGGAAGAGTGGCGGCAGGAACTGATCGCCTACCTGCGCGGCAACCGCGACTTGGTCGCGCGGGAAGTGGCGCGGATGCCGGGGCTGACCGTGGCGCCGGTGGAGGCGACCTATCTTTCCTGGATCGACCTGCGCCAGACCGGGATCGAGGACCCGGTAACTTTCTTCGAGGAGGCGGGGGTGGGCCTTTCCGGTGGGGCAGACTTCGGGCTCCCTTGCTACGTGAGGCTCAATTTCGGCTGTCGCCGCGACCTCCTGGTCGAGGCGCTGCGGCGCATGCGGGTGGCGCTGGAGGCGCGTACGGGAAACTGACACGACCACACAGGAGATATCGTATGAAAAGGACAGATATATTTAAGATCACACTGGCAGGGATCGCCGCAATCGTGGCGGTTACCTTTGGAGCGCCACGTAATGCTGCAGCCCATTGCGACACGCTCGATGGCCCCGTAATCCAGGATGCACACAAGGCGTTGGAGGCGAAGGACATCACCCCTGTTCTCAAATGGGTGAAAGCGAAAGATGAAAAGGCGGTCAAAGCGGCATTCAACAAGGCACTTGCCGCGAAAGGAGCTAATGCTGAAACTGCCCACCATAAATTTTTCGCAACCCTGGTGAAGATTCATCGTGCCGGCGAAGGTGCTCCCTTCACGGGATTGAAACCAGCCGGAGAGGTGGAACCTGCGGTAGCCGAAGCAGACAAGGCCTTGGCCGGCGGTTCGGCTGATGCACTGGTAAAACTGGTTACCGACGATGTCACGGCGGGCATAAACAAGCGTTACGAGCGTGCCGCTGCCGCCTACAAGCACAAGGATGAAAGCGTTGCCCAGGGGCGTGAGTTCGTAGAGGCGTATGTGGAGTTCACGCACTACGTGGAAAAGCTTCACATGGATGCTACCGGTAAAGGTGCTCATGGCGAACATAAGGAACCGGCCAAGGAGCACGGCGGCCATGCAGATCACGGCGCCGACAAGCACTGACGGGCAGAAAGAGTCAGTTAGTATGAAAACAGAAGTGCCAGTTGCGATTGCCGCAGCTGGCACTTTTTCTTTAGCCTCCCTGATTGTTTTCTGGCCGTCGCTCGATGAGTCAGGCAAATGACCGTTCGAGGATCACCTCGCCAGGTCGTCGCTCAACTACAACGCTTTTCTTCTGATAGTCATAGGTGTAGGTCAGGTAGCAGTTCACTCTGGGATTGCTCAGTATCTTTGGGGTAAAGGCGATGAGGTTGGTGCCCGAGTATCGGGCGGATGGTGCCAGCAGGCCGGGGTGCTCTTTGTGAACTCGTTCGGCGATCTGCTGGGTGAGAGCGTAGCTGTCGGAAATAAGTTCCGGATATCTATTTTCCTTCCCCACCAAGTCAATGAGGATCGCACGTGTCCTCACCAGATAGACGGCCCTTTCCCTCTTCAAAATACCGCTGATACCTTCTATCTTCGATTCTTCCCTCACGGTATGGTAAAGCGTTTCATACAGTGTCGTTTCGAGATCCAAGGCGCCGTACCAGACCCCGAAGGATCCATTGCCATATCGGGACAAAAGGTATGGCTCATTGGTGAATGGGTAATCAATGGCAGTGGTGTAGTCGAATCCTCTTTCGATGACCCCGGAGGGGAGGCTTGACTTGACCTGGGCCTCAGCGTCGATCGCGTATTGAGTCGCTCCCTCATCAACTGTCAGGTCGTCAAATAGATCCTGCGATTCACGCAGGGAGACGATATTCCTGAACACATCATCGTCAAAATCCCTGACCTTATCGAACAGAACCTTCACTAAAGCCCCCTGTAGTAGTCGAGGTAGCGAGAGACACGGGCCAAGCCGATGATTCCCTGCTCCTTCATCACATCCAGTGGGCGCAGATTGCCAAAGGCTTCGTTGCGGCGATTTACCCAGGAGTAACGGATCTCCGGGTTTTGGGGGTACAAGAGCCGGAGTGCTTTATGAATCGCCAAGAGCCACCCCACGCGATCCAGAGTATCGCGTCCTTCCGGCAGAGCGTCACCTTTAGCGTACCGGGACAGAAGGGAACGGCTCTTTGCGCTCAACCCGAGCAGTTCAAGCTGATCGGCCGTCGTGAGCTCCCAAAGCCCGAAGAGTTTAATCACCATCTTCGCCAAAGCCGAACGCCCCTCGGGGCTTCGAAAGTCGTTGTTTCTTTGTTGGATCGCGCTGACTGGCATGTTTTGGCCCCCCCTCTCTTGTGAATAATAATAAACATGAAATGTTTACTATGCAACACCAAAGTGTGAAAAGCCAAGGCCGTGCGCACGGGAGTGCGTGGTTAGAACTTGAAACGGTGGGAGTGGATTGTCTTCGTGCCTCCTAGGCAAATGGTCTGGCAGATAAGGCAGGTTCACTCAAAGATGGGAATCAGCCTGCGCTGAACCTTGAAGCTTCAGTTCGAGGTGGGATTCGGAAAAACGGAGGGCCGTTAAACTGAAACGGACATACGTTCATATAAAACGGAGCGCCGATTAACAGGCCAGGGGGTCAGGTCTTGTATCTTGATTATCTTTTTCCTGCCCATGTTGGCCCGCTAAAAGCCCCTGTGACAAAACATCAAGAAGCAAGACCTGACCCCCTGGCCCCTTCATTGATCTGCTTATGTTCGATGGTGAACCCGGCGCGGGTCAAAAGACCATCCATTAGCTGAAGGGGGTCGTCCATGCGATGATGATGCGATTCTCGCCGGAAGAAGATAGAAACGCATGAACGCATGGACGTCCCCCTTGTTACGCGATTTCAACGGCGTGGGTGGTGTGCGGCTTGACCGCACCAACATCCTGGTTAGCTCTTTCTGTCGTCAGTCGCAAATATTGCTTCTGGGATATTAGACGTCTCCGCCGGTTTCAATGATTTATTAGTTTCAAGCAAATATCGCTGAAGTGACAGCTTTAGCTTTTCGACAACCGGCCCCATTGCATCCCAATATTTTATATTCGCTTCATTCGCAGCAGGGACAGCTATATCGATGCGACCTCTGTCTCCTGATTGCCATGCCTGGCACTCATTAATATGAGTCAGCTTTACATTTCCGAAGTGCTTTTTAAACGCTGTACGTGCGGCCAACACCTCATTCACGATGTTTTCTGATTCAATTCTTACCGGTTCCGGTTGATCAAAATAAACAACTATCCTTTGGTAGCTCTTTAACATGGCTGTTATTAGTTTGTTAAATTCATCCTGAAAACCTGCCATAGATGCACCGTCATCCATCGGAAAATCACCAAAATTCACGGCAATTTTTTCATAATAGAATTCAACAATCTGATCATAAAAATTGAGGAGACATTCTCTCCGGCTTTTATTGAATTCCTCTCTCTCGTTGCGTATTGAGGAGATCG
Proteins encoded in this region:
- a CDS encoding MalY/PatB family protein; translated protein: MTKKFDFDEIIDRRGTSSEKWDKYRDRDIIPLWVADMDFRSPPAVIDALHERVSHGVFGYTAPSESLVEAVLQSLRDEFGWQVAKEWIVWLPGLVTGLNVSCRAVGAAGDDVITLTPVYPPFMSAPPLSGRNAIKVPLRCEEGRWGFSLEDLERAVTPATKLLLLCSPHNPVGRVWSREELTQLAQFAQRHDLVICSDEIHAGLVLEEGVRHIPLATLSPEISARTITLLAPSKTFNVPGLGCSFAVISDDTLRRAFKKAMGRIVPHVNLLGYTAAEAAYRHGEEWRQELIAYLRGNRDLVAREVARMPGLTVAPVEATYLSWIDLRQTGIEDPVTFFEEAGVGLSGGADFGLPCYVRLNFGCRRDLLVEALRRMRVALEARTGN
- a CDS encoding DUF6448 family protein, whose product is MKRTDIFKITLAGIAAIVAVTFGAPRNAAAHCDTLDGPVIQDAHKALEAKDITPVLKWVKAKDEKAVKAAFNKALAAKGANAETAHHKFFATLVKIHRAGEGAPFTGLKPAGEVEPAVAEADKALAGGSADALVKLVTDDVTAGINKRYERAAAAYKHKDESVAQGREFVEAYVEFTHYVEKLHMDATGKGAHGEHKEPAKEHGGHADHGADKH
- a CDS encoding RES family NAD+ phosphorylase, producing the protein MKVLFDKVRDFDDDVFRNIVSLRESQDLFDDLTVDEGATQYAIDAEAQVKSSLPSGVIERGFDYTTAIDYPFTNEPYLLSRYGNGSFGVWYGALDLETTLYETLYHTVREESKIEGISGILKRERAVYLVRTRAILIDLVGKENRYPELISDSYALTQQIAERVHKEHPGLLAPSARYSGTNLIAFTPKILSNPRVNCYLTYTYDYQKKSVVVERRPGEVILERSFA
- a CDS encoding MbcA/ParS/Xre antitoxin family protein yields the protein MPVSAIQQRNNDFRSPEGRSALAKMVIKLFGLWELTTADQLELLGLSAKSRSLLSRYAKGDALPEGRDTLDRVGWLLAIHKALRLLYPQNPEIRYSWVNRRNEAFGNLRPLDVMKEQGIIGLARVSRYLDYYRGL